The segment GATGCAACGGAGAGGGAAGAATTCAAGGTGGGATTGCAACAGTTCCAGGGTTTGGTTGGTGGCCAATAAAAGCTTACAGGCCCTGTCCTGGATTTTTAGCATCCGGTGGAAGGTATAGGCGACAAGGGCAAAGCATGGATGAGGTTGCCTTCGGAAGGGGAGGGGAAAAAACTCCGGTAGTGATCAGTGACGAGGGCGAGACCAGGTAAATCTGAGCACAGTTTTACCTGAGCAATCGGGCATCCTGCTAATCACTTCTGGAAATTTTACCTAAACAAGCTGTCCTGGATTTTAAGCGTATAATTGGATGAGCTGGCCAAGTATGATTGTAGTTACTATATGTACTGTCTGGTCAATTTTTACTTTAACTATAATCAAAGCCATAGACCAGCATACTATCGTATCCCATGTAAAGTTTTTGAAGTCTACATTACATGTAAAATGTCTTCAACCAGATGTATttatacatattaaattatgttaCACTCTTCGATCATACcagtaattatataaaaaaaaacacaagaaaaagattttattaattttttttcaaaaatatcagataaaaaaaaacacaagtataAATTTCTCAAATTCTCGGGCCCAACACGCATCAGCCCAAACAAACTCCAACGTAGACATGTTGGGTCCAGTATATTATCAGCCCATGTATTAGTGGGCTTGGCATCACACCTGGCCCATTTCCATGGGTTAAAAAGATGTCAAAGAagctttgaaaaaaacaaaaaatcgaACTTACAAAGTAGGGAATATTGGAAATATGAAAACACAAACGAATTTATCTTTTGAATCCCTGCTTGTTTATGTGAATACGAAAAACTAAAAGCTAGAAATCCAAGCAGAGCCAAATAAGCAAAAATATCCTATTTTGTATCTCACTCTCAAAACCCCCGTTGTCCAACCACCTGTCATTCCAAGATAACATCCCATGTCATTTCCTACGTGGCACTCGTCGACACCATACATCAATCCTGAGGCCGAGAACCAAAATCCCACAAAATTTTCTTGCAGATACCCTTCTCTAATCCAAAACATAATTAGACCAAAGCTTCTACTAAAACCACACAAATATTATTCCACATTGCATTGCAACCATAAAAATACCCTAAATTCCCTTCACGCATTACAAATCACTACATCCTGTCCTTGAACACCCCAAAGACGCCAACTcaaatcacacacacacaaaaaaaagcaaCGCAAAAATGGGGTGCAATTCTTCAAAAAGAATTGAAGCAAATGTAGATGTCTATCGTCCGCCGCCTTCAAGCTTTGCTGTATTTGACATCAACTCAATTCAAGAACCATGGCTTGTGGTGGACAATTCAGCTCCAGAAAAGACATCAAGTGTGCCAGCGCCGATATTAGAGAAGCTCAACAAGTTTGAAACCGATGCTCCTCGTTCTTGGGATGAGGTTAGCAAAGCACTTCAAGACCTTAAGCCTACACTCAATAACAAAACGCCTATTGCCACACCTTCACCACCACAAAAGCCTGATACTACACCAACTCAAGTTGCTAAAACCAACCAAGAAAAGAAGCAAGAACCAATTAGAAAGAGTGTTTCTTTTCATACCCTTGAAGAGTTGGAAGCAAAAATAGCTCCAAAACCAGAAAAAGAGTTGAAGAAAACAGAATCTGTCAGGACACTGTCGAGGAAAGTTGAGGTTGTCAACAAGACTGAATCACGAGTTGGTACTGAGCCAGTGACCGAGCCATCCGGTGGTGGTGTGATCCGGTCTGTGAAGGAGAATATATTCATTGTAAGAGATAGGTTAGAGAGGGAAAAGGAAGGGAAGCCTCTGAAGAAGTTTGACCCGCTGAGTGGATTCGAAGAGAAGTGTCCACCAGGTGGAGCTGACTCGGTTGTGCTGTACACGACGTCGTTAAGAGGGATACGAAGGACATTTGATTATTGTACACGTGTCAAGACCTTATTTGAGCTGCACAATGTAGTGTTTGATGAGAGAGACGTGTCGTTGCACGGTGAGTTTTTGAACGAGTTGAGGGATTTGGTGGGGGAAGGAACGAGTGTGCCCAGGGTTTTTATCAAGGGAAGGTACATAGGAGGAGTTGATGAGGTGGTTGAGCTGAACGAGTCGGGTCAACTCGGGAGGATGCTGGTGTGGGCACGTGTGGGACGAGTCGAGGGAAGGCAAGCGTGTGAAGGATGTGGGGACGCTAGGTTTGTGCCATGTTTGGAATGTAGTGGGAGTTGCAAGGTTTTGATTGATGGGGCCAGGGAGAGGTGTGGAAAGTGTAACGAGAATGGGCTGGTTCGGTGTCCGACTTGTCTTTAGGGGTGTTTTCGTCTTCTGAAGGAGAGGATACATAAGAAAATCCTTCGAGCTTGGTGTCTCTATAGTTTGCTAATTTGGATTTCATGTGATTGTGGGCAAAGGGAtggtgtgggggggggggggggggggggggggggcgccgAGTGGGCGGGCGGTGATGGCCGTGCTTTTTATTCTTCAAGTTTGTAATTGATGTGTTCCATGTTTGTTGAGTTCTGAAATTTGATTGCCAGGAACAGAGATAAAAGGAAttgtatattaaataattatgtggGTTTATGGTGATGGTTTAACGGTATGATTATTTTAGTGGTTAAACtgggtttttaaaatatttttttatttaaaaaatattaaattaatagtttttttaacatgttaatgttaaaaataaaataaaaatctaaaaattactattttattatattttaaattaaaatacattaCCAAAAACACTCACTGAGTTAACTGGAATGAATGATGTTATTGCATTTTATTGACATTTTATATTAAGTGTAAAAGGAATGATAAAGTTTTACACATTAACCGAGGCCTCGGTGCCCAACTACCTACAAGGATTCCAAAATGGTAGGATCCCTTATTTTTCGAGGGTTGATCATTCACGAAGTTCGATGGCACCATTTTTTCTTGACCTGGGAATGCATACAGCCTGCTTCTTTAAATACTAACCctttaatatttgtatttttcaagttttttggtgtttattttttaagaggataagaaaaaagttaaaggtTTAGAATCCTCTCTTCAAAGAGGGTTCAAGTATAGTCTGTTTTTGGCAAGAGAGTGTTGAGGAGAGAAATTTGTTGGGATTATgctcttttatttaattaatttttttccaaattctCAAAGCACTGTACCcaccattaattattttttaattgtatttactttataattatatttactttaaaaacaaatttttaagatttattcgAGTTTAATACTGCGCGTGTTTGGAattgtggttgcggttgctttttcaagtgcttttca is part of the Populus nigra chromosome 8, ddPopNigr1.1, whole genome shotgun sequence genome and harbors:
- the LOC133701604 gene encoding uncharacterized protein LOC133701604, with the translated sequence MGCNSSKRIEANVDVYRPPPSSFAVFDINSIQEPWLVVDNSAPEKTSSVPAPILEKLNKFETDAPRSWDEVSKALQDLKPTLNNKTPIATPSPPQKPDTTPTQVAKTNQEKKQEPIRKSVSFHTLEELEAKIAPKPEKELKKTESVRTLSRKVEVVNKTESRVGTEPVTEPSGGGVIRSVKENIFIVRDRLEREKEGKPLKKFDPLSGFEEKCPPGGADSVVLYTTSLRGIRRTFDYCTRVKTLFELHNVVFDERDVSLHGEFLNELRDLVGEGTSVPRVFIKGRYIGGVDEVVELNESGQLGRMLVWARVGRVEGRQACEGCGDARFVPCLECSGSCKVLIDGARERCGKCNENGLVRCPTCL